A section of the Bradyrhizobium oligotrophicum S58 genome encodes:
- the alaS gene encoding alanine--tRNA ligase encodes MSGVNEIRSTFLNFFAANGHEIVPSSPLVPRNDPTLMFTNAGMVQFKNVFTGVEKRPYSRATTSQKCVRAGGKHNDLDNVGYTARHHTFFEMLGNFSFGDYFKENAIELAWKLVTKEFGLPKDKLTATVYVDDDEAFGLWKKIAGLPESRIIRIAGSDNFWQMGDTGPCGPCSEIFYDHGDKIWGGPPGSPEQDGDRFIEIWNLVFMQYEQHEGGGRVSLPKPSIDTGAGLERVAAVLQGKHDNYDIDLFVALIRTIADLTNADPGGPQKASLRVIADHLRASSFLISDGVLPSNEGRGYVLRRIMRRAMRHAQLLGAREPLMHKLVGTLSREMGQAYPELIRAEALIKETLRLEETRFRKTLERGLTILDEKSAGLQKGDMFDGDVAFTLYDTYGFPLDLTQDALKSRGISVDQASFTDAMDRQRAKARAAWAGSGEAATETIWFPLREKLGATEFLGYDTEIAEGAVTALIKDGAEVDSLKAGESGAIVLNQTPFYGESGGQVGDTGVLSGDGIKFRVTDTQKKAGDLFVHIGTVEQGTLKLGSALQLDVDHGRRSAIRANHSATHILHEALRQVLGDHIAQRGSLVSPDRLRFDFVHPKPISPEELARVEDIANDVVLENAEVTTRLMGLDDAREAGARALFGEKYGDEVRVVSMGHAARELGSNAMGWSVELCGGTHVKRTGDIGLIAVTSESAVASGVRRIEALTARGARAHANHNLSLAKAAAAELRTTVEDVPARITALMEERKKLERELSDARKKLAMGGGAAAGGATSGIREVAGIKLMARAVDGVEVKDLKSLVDEAKKQLGSGVVAIVGRAEDGKAGVVVGVTADLTARFNAVDLVRAASEALGGKGGGGRPDMAQAGGPDGTKAEAALAAIESAIGKAG; translated from the coding sequence ATGAGCGGCGTCAACGAGATCAGGTCGACCTTCCTCAACTTCTTCGCCGCGAACGGCCACGAGATCGTGCCGTCCTCGCCGCTCGTGCCGCGCAACGACCCGACTTTGATGTTCACGAACGCTGGCATGGTGCAGTTCAAGAACGTCTTCACCGGCGTCGAGAAGCGGCCCTACAGCCGCGCCACCACCTCGCAGAAATGCGTGCGCGCCGGCGGCAAGCACAACGACCTCGACAATGTCGGCTACACCGCCCGGCATCACACCTTCTTCGAGATGCTCGGCAACTTCTCCTTCGGCGACTACTTCAAGGAGAACGCCATCGAGCTCGCCTGGAAGCTGGTGACGAAGGAGTTCGGGCTGCCGAAGGACAAGCTGACGGCGACCGTCTATGTCGACGACGACGAGGCGTTCGGGCTGTGGAAGAAGATCGCCGGCCTCCCGGAATCGCGCATCATCCGCATCGCGGGCTCGGATAATTTCTGGCAGATGGGCGACACCGGCCCGTGCGGCCCATGCTCGGAGATCTTCTACGACCACGGCGACAAGATCTGGGGCGGCCCTCCGGGCTCGCCGGAGCAGGACGGCGACCGTTTCATCGAGATCTGGAACCTCGTGTTCATGCAGTATGAGCAGCACGAGGGGGGAGGGCGCGTCAGCCTGCCGAAGCCGTCGATCGACACCGGCGCAGGCCTCGAGCGCGTCGCCGCCGTGCTGCAGGGCAAGCACGACAATTACGACATCGACCTGTTCGTCGCGCTGATCCGCACCATTGCCGACCTCACCAATGCCGATCCCGGGGGGCCGCAGAAGGCAAGCCTGCGCGTCATCGCCGACCACCTGCGCGCCTCGTCGTTCCTGATCTCGGACGGCGTGCTGCCGTCCAACGAAGGCCGCGGCTACGTGCTGCGCCGGATCATGCGCCGCGCCATGCGCCACGCCCAGCTGCTCGGTGCCCGCGAGCCGCTGATGCACAAGCTCGTCGGCACGCTCTCGCGCGAGATGGGCCAAGCCTATCCGGAGCTGATCCGCGCCGAGGCGCTGATCAAGGAGACGCTGCGGCTGGAAGAGACCCGCTTCCGCAAGACCCTGGAGCGCGGCCTCACCATCCTCGACGAGAAGTCGGCCGGCTTGCAGAAGGGCGACATGTTCGACGGCGATGTCGCCTTTACCCTGTACGACACCTATGGCTTCCCGCTCGACCTGACCCAGGACGCGCTGAAGTCGCGCGGCATCAGCGTCGACCAGGCCTCCTTCACCGACGCCATGGACCGCCAGCGGGCCAAGGCGCGGGCGGCGTGGGCGGGAAGCGGCGAGGCGGCGACGGAGACCATCTGGTTCCCGCTGCGCGAGAAGCTCGGCGCCACCGAATTCCTCGGCTATGACACCGAGATCGCCGAGGGCGCGGTCACGGCCTTGATCAAGGACGGCGCCGAGGTCGACAGCCTCAAGGCCGGCGAGAGCGGCGCCATTGTGCTCAACCAGACACCGTTCTACGGCGAGTCCGGTGGTCAGGTCGGCGATACCGGTGTGCTCTCCGGCGACGGCATCAAATTCCGCGTCACCGACACCCAGAAGAAGGCCGGCGACCTGTTCGTGCATATCGGCACGGTGGAGCAGGGCACGCTCAAGCTCGGCTCTGCGCTGCAGCTCGACGTCGATCACGGCAGGCGCTCGGCGATCCGCGCCAATCATTCCGCGACCCACATCCTGCACGAGGCGCTGCGCCAGGTGCTCGGCGACCACATCGCCCAGCGCGGCTCGCTGGTGTCTCCCGACCGGCTGCGCTTCGACTTCGTCCATCCGAAGCCGATCTCTCCCGAAGAGCTCGCCCGCGTCGAGGACATCGCCAATGACGTCGTGCTGGAGAACGCCGAGGTTACGACCCGACTGATGGGGCTCGACGACGCCCGCGAGGCCGGCGCGCGCGCGCTGTTCGGCGAGAAGTATGGCGACGAGGTCCGCGTCGTCTCGATGGGCCATGCGGCGCGCGAGCTGGGCTCGAATGCAATGGGCTGGTCGGTCGAGCTGTGCGGCGGCACGCACGTCAAGCGCACCGGCGACATCGGCCTGATCGCGGTCACCTCCGAAAGTGCGGTCGCGTCGGGTGTCCGCCGCATCGAGGCGCTGACCGCGCGCGGCGCGCGCGCCCATGCCAACCACAATCTCTCGCTCGCCAAGGCCGCCGCGGCCGAGCTGCGCACCACGGTCGAGGACGTGCCGGCGCGCATCACCGCGTTGATGGAGGAACGCAAGAAGCTCGAGCGCGAGCTGTCGGATGCGCGCAAGAAGCTCGCGATGGGTGGCGGTGCCGCGGCCGGCGGAGCCACCTCCGGCATTCGCGAGGTCGCCGGCATCAAGCTGATGGCCCGTGCAGTCGATGGCGTCGAGGTGAAGGACCTCAAGTCGCTCGTCGACGAGGCCAAGAAGCAGCTCGGCTCCGGCGTCGTCGCCATCGTCGGCCGCGCCGAGGACGGCAAGGCGGGCGTGGTGGTCGGCGTCACCGCCGACCTCACCGCGCGCTTCAACGCGGTCGACCTCGTGCGCGCGGCCTCCGAGGCGCTTGGCGGCAAGGGCGGAGGCGGCCGTCCCGACATGGCCCAGGCCGGCGGCCCCGACGGCACCAAGGCGGAGGCAGCGCTGGCCGCGATCGAGAGCGCGATCGGCAAGGCAGGCTGA
- a CDS encoding cyclic nucleotide-gated ion channel — protein sequence MPALGPGESVRDPDLRDRLYELLEHDHLPSTHGSRLVQLIVLVITLDVLAVVLASDPDIAAAFGLPLRAIKVGALIVFAAEYVARLWSVAGHMPRRQSPRQDRVAYALSALGLVDLLSFVPAAIALALGDRTLEALCIVLPFLKLVRYSPALRSLLSAVQAERRTLIGCLVILAGAVLLFASLLYAVEHDVQPDKFGTIPHAMWWAIVTLGTVGYGDVVPVTALGRVITVFAIIWGFAMIALPVAIISTAFAEEIKRRDFVVTWGMLAKVPLFAHLNASEIADIMRLLRARTIESGEVLVRRGDAASSMYFITAGEVEIELPTQCVRLADGTFFGEIALLHRTKRSGTVKATRKTRLLVLDAQDFHALIARMPALAAHVTTIAKARMADSGDLALAELSQAEHDDQPGG from the coding sequence GTGCCCGCGCTCGGGCCGGGCGAGAGCGTTCGCGATCCCGATCTGCGCGACCGGTTGTACGAGCTGCTCGAGCACGATCATCTGCCGAGCACGCACGGCTCGCGCTTGGTCCAGCTGATCGTGCTCGTCATCACGCTCGACGTGCTGGCGGTGGTGCTGGCCTCGGACCCGGACATCGCGGCCGCCTTCGGCCTGCCGCTACGGGCGATCAAGGTCGGCGCGCTGATCGTGTTCGCCGCCGAGTACGTCGCGCGGCTGTGGAGTGTGGCCGGGCACATGCCGCGGCGCCAGTCGCCGCGCCAGGACCGCGTTGCCTACGCGCTCTCCGCGCTCGGATTGGTCGACCTCCTGTCCTTCGTGCCGGCGGCGATCGCGCTGGCGCTCGGCGATCGCACCTTGGAAGCGCTGTGCATCGTGCTGCCCTTCCTCAAGCTGGTGCGCTATTCGCCGGCGCTGCGCTCGCTGCTGTCGGCGGTGCAGGCCGAGCGGCGTACCTTGATCGGCTGCCTCGTGATCCTGGCCGGCGCGGTGCTGCTGTTCGCCTCGCTGCTCTACGCGGTCGAGCACGACGTCCAGCCCGACAAGTTCGGCACCATCCCGCACGCGATGTGGTGGGCGATCGTGACGCTCGGCACCGTCGGCTATGGCGACGTCGTGCCGGTGACGGCGCTCGGCCGCGTCATCACGGTGTTCGCGATCATCTGGGGTTTTGCCATGATTGCGTTGCCGGTTGCGATCATCTCGACTGCGTTCGCTGAGGAGATCAAGCGGCGCGATTTCGTCGTCACCTGGGGCATGCTCGCCAAGGTGCCGCTGTTCGCCCATCTCAACGCCTCTGAGATCGCCGACATCATGCGGCTGTTGCGCGCGCGCACGATCGAATCCGGCGAGGTGCTGGTGCGGCGCGGCGACGCGGCGTCATCGATGTATTTCATCACCGCGGGCGAGGTCGAGATCGAACTGCCGACGCAATGCGTGAGGCTCGCCGACGGCACTTTCTTCGGCGAGATCGCGCTTCTGCACCGGACCAAGCGCTCCGGGACGGTGAAGGCGACGCGCAAGACCCGGCTGCTGGTGCTCGATGCGCAGGATTTCCACGCCTTGATTGCGCGCATGCCGGCGCTCGCCGCGCATGTCACTACCATCGCGAAAGCGCGCATGGCCGATTCCGGCGACCTTGCCCTCGCCGAGCTGTCACAGGCCGAGCACGACGATCAGCCCGGCGGGTAG
- a CDS encoding formate dehydrogenase subunit delta — translation MSHNPQDRLVYMANQIGKFFQSQGQEKEVAGVAEHIKKFWDPRMLKTIYAHHDAGGAGLDPAVKEAIGKLKDAAVAKEKA, via the coding sequence ATGTCGCATAACCCCCAAGATCGCCTCGTCTACATGGCCAACCAGATCGGCAAGTTCTTCCAGAGCCAGGGCCAGGAAAAAGAGGTCGCCGGCGTCGCCGAGCACATCAAGAAGTTCTGGGACCCGCGCATGCTCAAGACGATCTATGCGCATCACGATGCCGGCGGCGCCGGCCTCGACCCGGCCGTGAAGGAAGCGATCGGCAAGCTGAAGGACGCCGCGGTGGCGAAGGAAAAGGCGTAA
- the fdhD gene encoding formate dehydrogenase accessory sulfurtransferase FdhD translates to MRDAVRIADRLVWRDGALSEGTRRVPEETAVALTYNGGTQAVMMATPQDLADFAIGFSLNEGVIKSRDDIISLDVVELDDGIELRMWLPDALAERMAERRRNIAGPTGCGLCGIDSISEAVRPAAHVPDGRRFAPRDIMAALAAIEPLQKLNHETRAVHAAAFWTPARGIVGLREDVGRHNALDKLAGHLAQARCAANEGIVILTSRVSVELVQKAAAMGAPVMVAVSAPTALAIRMAEAAGITLIAVARNDGFEIFTHPERIVASADTGARSTQTDNTHVA, encoded by the coding sequence ATGCGAGATGCAGTGCGCATCGCGGATCGTCTGGTCTGGCGCGACGGGGCCCTCTCCGAGGGCACCCGCCGCGTCCCGGAGGAGACCGCGGTCGCGCTGACCTATAATGGCGGCACCCAGGCCGTCATGATGGCGACGCCGCAGGACCTCGCGGACTTCGCCATCGGCTTCAGCCTCAACGAGGGTGTCATCAAAAGCCGCGACGACATCATCTCGCTCGATGTCGTCGAGCTGGATGACGGCATCGAGCTCAGGATGTGGCTGCCCGATGCGCTCGCCGAACGCATGGCGGAGCGCCGCCGCAACATCGCCGGCCCCACCGGCTGCGGCCTGTGCGGCATCGATTCCATCAGCGAAGCGGTGCGGCCGGCGGCGCATGTCCCCGACGGCCGGCGCTTCGCGCCGCGCGACATCATGGCGGCGCTGGCGGCGATCGAGCCGCTGCAGAAGCTCAATCACGAGACCCGCGCCGTGCACGCCGCGGCGTTCTGGACGCCGGCGCGCGGCATCGTTGGCTTGCGCGAGGATGTCGGCCGCCACAACGCGCTCGACAAGCTCGCCGGCCACTTGGCCCAGGCGCGCTGCGCGGCCAACGAGGGAATCGTGATCCTGACGAGCCGCGTCTCGGTCGAGCTTGTGCAGAAGGCGGCGGCGATGGGCGCGCCCGTCATGGTCGCGGTGTCAGCGCCGACCGCGCTCGCCATCCGCATGGCGGAAGCCGCCGGCATCACGCTCATTGCCGTCGCCCGCAACGACGGCTTCGAAATCTTCACCCATCCCGAACGGATCGTCGCGAGCGCCGACACCGGCGCGCGATCAACACAGACGGACAACACCCATGTCGCATAA
- the fdhF gene encoding formate dehydrogenase subunit alpha, protein MSLIHETDYGTPLSKSEKMVTLTIDGESITVPEGTSIMRAAMEAGTQIPKLCATDMVDAFGSCRLCLVEVEGRAGTPASCTTPVAPGLVVHTQTERLKKLRKGVMELYISDHPLDCLTCAANGDCELQDMAGAVGLRDVRYGNQGENHVFADACGEANPAWLPKDESNPYFTYDPSKCIVCSRCVRACEEVQGTFALTISGRGFDSRVSPGMSESFLGSECVSCGACVQACPTATLTEKSVIEIGQPEHSAVTTCAYCGVGCTFKAEMRGEEVVRMMPYKDGKANRGHSCVKGRFAWGYATHKERILKPMIRETIDQPWREVSYDEAFTFAAQKMRGIQAKYGRDSIGGITSSRCTNEETYLVQKLIRAGFGNNNVDTCARVCHSPTGYGLATTFGTSAGTQDFDSVEDSDVIMVIGANPTDAHPVFGSRMKKRLREGARLIVVDPRKIDLVKSAHVAADYHLPLLPGTNVAILTAMAHVIVTEGLVDETFVRERCDWSEFQDWAEFVSLEKNSPEAIAKISGVDAEAIRGAARLYATGGNGAIYYGLGVTEHSQGSTTVIAIANLAMATGNIGRRGVGVNPLRGQNNVQGSCDMGSFPHELPGYRHISGDAVRDQFEAMWNVKLNPEPGLRIPNMFDSAIEGTFMGLYVQGEDILQSDPNTTHVVQALSSMECVIVQDLFLNETANYAHVFLPGSTFLEKDGTFTNAERRIQRVRKVMTPRNGLADWEVTIGLAKAMGFEMKYSHPSEIMDEIAALTPTFTGVSYQKLDEMGSVQWPCNEKYPEGSPIMHVDGFVRGKGKFVVTEYVATDERTGPRFPLLLTTGRILSQYNVGAQTRRTDNVVWHGEDVLEIHPHDAEQRGIRDGDWVRLTSRAGETTLHALISERVAPGVVYTTFHHPLTQANVITTDYSDWATNCPEYKVTAVQVSQSNGPSDWQKAYDEQARNSRRIAPIVEAAE, encoded by the coding sequence ATGTCGCTCATCCACGAAACCGATTACGGCACGCCGCTCTCCAAGTCCGAAAAGATGGTGACGCTCACCATCGACGGCGAGAGCATCACCGTTCCCGAGGGCACCTCGATCATGCGCGCGGCCATGGAGGCCGGCACGCAGATCCCGAAGCTGTGCGCGACCGACATGGTCGACGCGTTCGGCTCCTGCCGCCTCTGCCTCGTCGAGGTCGAAGGCCGCGCCGGCACGCCGGCGTCGTGCACCACGCCGGTGGCCCCTGGCCTCGTCGTCCACACCCAGACCGAGCGGCTGAAGAAGCTGCGCAAGGGCGTGATGGAGCTCTACATCTCCGACCACCCGCTCGACTGTCTGACCTGTGCCGCCAATGGCGATTGCGAGCTGCAGGACATGGCCGGCGCCGTCGGCCTGCGCGACGTGCGCTACGGCAACCAGGGTGAGAACCACGTGTTCGCCGACGCCTGCGGCGAGGCCAATCCGGCTTGGCTGCCGAAGGACGAGTCGAACCCCTATTTCACCTATGATCCTTCCAAGTGCATCGTCTGCTCGCGCTGCGTCCGCGCCTGCGAGGAAGTCCAGGGCACGTTCGCGCTGACCATCTCCGGCCGCGGCTTCGACAGCCGGGTGTCGCCGGGCATGAGCGAGAGCTTCCTGGGCTCGGAGTGCGTGTCCTGCGGCGCCTGCGTGCAGGCCTGCCCGACCGCCACCCTGACCGAGAAGAGCGTGATCGAGATCGGCCAGCCCGAGCACTCGGCTGTCACCACCTGCGCCTATTGCGGCGTCGGCTGCACCTTCAAGGCGGAGATGCGCGGCGAGGAAGTCGTGCGCATGATGCCCTACAAGGACGGCAAGGCCAATCGCGGCCATTCTTGCGTCAAGGGCCGCTTCGCCTGGGGCTATGCCACCCACAAGGAGCGCATCCTCAAGCCGATGATCCGCGAGACCATCGACCAGCCCTGGCGCGAGGTCTCCTATGACGAGGCGTTCACGTTCGCGGCGCAGAAGATGCGCGGCATCCAGGCCAAATACGGTCGCGACTCGATCGGCGGCATCACCTCCTCACGCTGCACCAACGAAGAGACCTATCTGGTGCAGAAGCTGATCCGCGCCGGCTTCGGCAACAACAACGTCGACACCTGCGCCCGCGTCTGCCACTCGCCGACCGGTTATGGCCTCGCCACCACCTTCGGCACCTCGGCCGGTACGCAGGACTTCGACTCGGTCGAGGACTCTGACGTCATCATGGTGATCGGCGCCAACCCGACCGATGCGCATCCGGTGTTCGGCTCGCGCATGAAGAAGCGGCTGCGCGAAGGCGCCAGGCTGATCGTGGTCGATCCGCGCAAGATCGACCTCGTGAAGTCGGCGCATGTCGCGGCCGACTATCATTTGCCGCTGCTGCCCGGCACCAACGTCGCGATCCTGACCGCGATGGCGCATGTCATCGTCACCGAAGGCCTGGTCGATGAGACCTTCGTGCGCGAGCGTTGCGACTGGAGTGAATTCCAGGATTGGGCCGAGTTCGTTTCGCTGGAGAAGAACAGCCCCGAAGCGATTGCCAAGATCTCCGGCGTCGATGCGGAAGCGATCCGCGGCGCCGCCCGGCTCTACGCCACCGGCGGCAATGGCGCGATCTATTACGGCCTTGGCGTCACCGAGCACAGCCAGGGCTCGACCACGGTGATCGCGATCGCCAACCTCGCGATGGCGACCGGCAATATCGGCCGCCGCGGCGTCGGCGTGAATCCGCTGCGCGGCCAGAACAACGTGCAGGGCTCGTGCGACATGGGCTCGTTCCCGCACGAGCTGCCGGGCTACCGGCACATCTCGGGCGACGCGGTGCGCGACCAGTTCGAGGCGATGTGGAACGTCAAGCTCAACCCTGAGCCGGGCCTGCGCATCCCGAACATGTTCGACTCGGCGATCGAAGGCACCTTCATGGGCCTGTACGTGCAGGGCGAGGACATCCTGCAGTCGGATCCCAACACCACTCATGTGGTGCAGGCGCTGTCGTCGATGGAATGCGTCATCGTGCAGGACCTGTTCCTGAACGAGACCGCCAACTACGCCCACGTGTTCCTGCCCGGCTCGACCTTCCTGGAGAAGGACGGCACCTTCACCAACGCCGAGCGCCGCATCCAGCGCGTGCGTAAGGTGATGACGCCGCGCAACGGCCTCGCCGACTGGGAGGTCACGATCGGGCTCGCCAAGGCGATGGGCTTCGAGATGAAGTACAGCCACCCGTCCGAGATCATGGACGAGATTGCGGCGCTGACGCCGACCTTCACCGGCGTGTCGTATCAGAAGCTCGACGAGATGGGCTCGGTGCAGTGGCCCTGCAACGAGAAGTATCCGGAGGGCTCGCCGATCATGCATGTCGACGGCTTCGTCCGCGGCAAGGGCAAGTTCGTGGTCACCGAATACGTCGCGACCGACGAGCGCACCGGCCCGCGCTTCCCGCTCCTGCTCACGACGGGGCGCATCCTGTCGCAGTACAATGTCGGGGCCCAGACGCGGCGCACCGACAACGTGGTGTGGCATGGCGAGGACGTGCTGGAGATCCATCCTCATGACGCCGAGCAGCGCGGCATCCGTGACGGCGACTGGGTGCGGCTGACCAGCCGTGCCGGCGAGACCACCTTGCATGCGCTGATCTCGGAGCGCGTGGCACCGGGCGTGGTCTACACCACGTTCCACCATCCGCTGACGCAGGCCAACGTCATCACCACCGACTACTCCGACTGGGCGACCAATTGTCCGGAGTACAAGGTCACGGCGGTGCAGGTGTCGCAGTCCAACGGCCCGTCGGACTGGCAGAAGGCCTATGACGAGCAGGCCCGCAACTCGCGCCGCATCGCCCCGATCGTGGAGGCGGCGGAGTAG
- a CDS encoding formate dehydrogenase beta subunit yields the protein MSMRLFVPCDAGALAVGADEVAQALHSAALERNVAIEIVRNGSRGLYWLEPLVELETAQGRFAFGPVTTDDVPSLLDAIIADKPHKLSLGLTEEIPWLKRQTRLTFARCGIVDPLSLDDYRAHGGYKGLTRALTLTPDAVIAEVTTSGLRGRGGAGFPTGIKWKTVAQTAADRKYVICNADEGDSGTFADRMLMEGDPFVLIEGMTICGLAVGATKGYIYTRSEYPHAIAAMTKAIDIAKKAGLLGDKIAGSNYTFDLEVRTGAGAYVCGEETALMESLEGKRGIVRAKPPLPAHHGLFDKPTVVNNLLSFAAIPFILDGGAKAYADFGMGRSRGTMPIQLAGNIKFGGLFETAFGVTLGDLVDDIGGGTFTGRPVRAVQVGGPLGAYFPRALFDTPFDYEAFAARDGLIGHGGIVVFDDTVDMSKQARFAMEFCAIESCGKCTPCRIGSTRGAETIDKIRRGERVAENIALVEDLCGTMKLGSLCALGGFTPYPVLSALKHFREDFGPQQPRLQAAE from the coding sequence ATGAGCATGCGTCTTTTTGTCCCGTGTGATGCCGGCGCGCTCGCCGTCGGCGCCGATGAGGTCGCGCAGGCGCTGCACAGCGCGGCGCTGGAGCGCAATGTCGCCATCGAGATCGTCCGCAACGGCTCGCGTGGGTTGTACTGGCTGGAGCCGCTGGTCGAGCTGGAAACGGCGCAGGGCCGGTTCGCGTTCGGCCCGGTGACCACTGATGACGTGCCGTCGCTGCTCGACGCCATCATCGCCGACAAGCCGCACAAGCTCTCGCTCGGCCTGACCGAGGAGATCCCGTGGCTGAAGCGGCAGACCCGCCTCACCTTCGCCCGCTGCGGCATCGTCGATCCGCTGTCGCTCGACGACTACCGCGCCCATGGCGGCTACAAGGGCCTGACCCGCGCCCTGACGCTGACGCCCGATGCCGTGATCGCCGAGGTCACGACGTCGGGCCTGCGCGGCCGCGGCGGCGCCGGCTTCCCGACCGGCATCAAGTGGAAGACGGTGGCGCAGACGGCCGCCGACCGCAAATACGTCATCTGCAACGCCGACGAGGGCGACAGCGGCACCTTCGCCGACCGCATGCTGATGGAAGGCGATCCCTTCGTGCTGATCGAAGGCATGACCATCTGCGGCCTCGCGGTGGGCGCCACCAAGGGCTACATCTACACGCGCTCGGAATATCCGCACGCGATCGCGGCCATGACCAAGGCGATCGACATCGCCAAGAAAGCCGGCCTGCTCGGCGACAAGATCGCGGGCTCCAACTATACGTTCGATCTCGAGGTCCGCACCGGCGCCGGCGCCTATGTCTGCGGCGAAGAGACCGCGCTGATGGAGAGCCTCGAGGGCAAGCGCGGCATCGTTCGTGCCAAGCCGCCGCTGCCGGCGCATCATGGCCTGTTCGACAAGCCGACCGTGGTCAACAACCTGCTGTCGTTCGCGGCGATCCCCTTCATTCTCGACGGGGGCGCCAAGGCCTATGCCGATTTCGGCATGGGCCGCTCGCGCGGTACGATGCCGATCCAGCTCGCCGGCAACATCAAGTTCGGCGGCCTGTTCGAAACCGCGTTCGGCGTCACGCTCGGCGATCTCGTCGACGACATCGGCGGCGGCACCTTCACCGGCCGTCCGGTGCGGGCGGTACAGGTCGGCGGGCCGCTCGGCGCCTACTTCCCGCGCGCCCTGTTCGACACGCCATTCGACTACGAGGCGTTTGCCGCGCGCGACGGCCTGATCGGCCATGGCGGCATCGTCGTGTTCGACGACACCGTCGACATGTCGAAGCAGGCGCGCTTCGCGATGGAGTTCTGCGCCATCGAGTCCTGCGGCAAGTGCACGCCCTGCCGCATCGGCTCGACCCGCGGCGCCGAGACCATCGACAAGATCCGCCGCGGCGAGCGCGTCGCGGAGAACATCGCATTGGTCGAGGACCTCTGCGGCACCATGAAACTCGGCTCGCTGTGTGCACTCGGCGGCTTCACGCCCTACCCCGTGCTCTCGGCACTCAAGCATTTCCGCGAAGATTTCGGACCTCAGCAGCCGCGCCTGCAGGCTGCGGAATAA
- a CDS encoding formate dehydrogenase subunit gamma — MTPVYETWETARGAEIIAEHSKMEGATLPIMHALQETFGHVPEEAIPMIASALNLSRAEVYGVFTFYHDFRAKPAGRHVLKLCRAEACQAAGGDALAARAEAKLGISIGNTTADERVTLEPIYCLGLCATAPSAMLDGRLVGRLDEARIDALVSEAQR; from the coding sequence ATGACGCCGGTGTACGAGACTTGGGAGACGGCGCGCGGCGCCGAGATCATCGCGGAGCACTCCAAGATGGAGGGCGCGACATTGCCGATCATGCACGCGTTGCAGGAGACGTTCGGCCATGTGCCCGAAGAGGCAATTCCGATGATCGCCTCCGCGCTGAACCTGTCGCGCGCCGAGGTGTATGGCGTCTTCACGTTTTATCATGATTTCCGCGCCAAACCGGCCGGACGCCACGTGCTGAAGCTGTGCCGCGCCGAGGCCTGCCAGGCTGCCGGCGGTGATGCGCTTGCCGCGCGCGCCGAAGCGAAGCTCGGCATCTCCATTGGAAACACAACCGCCGATGAGCGCGTTACTCTTGAGCCGATCTACTGCCTCGGCCTGTGCGCCACCGCACCGTCGGCAATGCTGGATGGACGCCTGGTCGGCCGTCTCGACGAAGCCCGGATCGATGCCCTCGTCTCGGAGGCACAGCGATGA
- a CDS encoding LysR family transcriptional regulator, with protein sequence MIDKLELLLALAKERHFGRAAETCGVTQPTMSTSIKQLEEILGVMLVQRGSRFQGFTPEGERTLDWARRIVGDFRAMRQEINGLKDKLSGEIRIAAVPTVLGMVASLTTPFRAKHPEVRFRIMSCTSADVLGLLENLEVDAGLTYIENEPIGRVRTIPLYNESYRLLTAPDAMFGDREQVTWKEVGQVPLCLLTPDMQNRRIIDRALRAAGNEVTPTLTSNSLLVLYTHVKTGRWASVMPAKLAETLGLADKVRSIPIIDPVINYQIGLVIPQRDPMTPLIAALVQVAREVAPSLQA encoded by the coding sequence TTGATCGACAAGCTCGAACTGCTGCTGGCCCTGGCCAAGGAGCGCCATTTCGGCCGCGCCGCGGAGACCTGCGGGGTCACCCAGCCGACGATGTCGACCAGCATCAAGCAGCTCGAGGAGATTCTCGGGGTCATGCTGGTGCAGCGCGGCTCGCGGTTCCAGGGGTTCACGCCCGAGGGCGAGCGCACGCTGGACTGGGCGCGCCGGATCGTTGGCGACTTCCGGGCCATGCGCCAGGAGATCAACGGCCTCAAGGACAAGCTGTCGGGCGAGATCCGCATTGCGGCGGTTCCGACCGTGCTCGGCATGGTGGCGTCGTTGACGACGCCGTTCCGCGCCAAGCATCCGGAGGTGCGGTTCCGGATCATGTCGTGCACCTCGGCCGACGTGCTCGGCCTGCTGGAGAACCTCGAGGTCGATGCCGGGCTGACCTACATCGAGAACGAGCCGATCGGCCGTGTCCGCACCATCCCGCTCTACAACGAGAGCTACCGGCTGCTGACGGCGCCGGATGCGATGTTCGGCGATCGCGAGCAGGTGACCTGGAAGGAAGTCGGGCAGGTGCCGCTATGCCTGCTGACGCCGGACATGCAGAACCGCCGCATCATCGACCGGGCGCTGCGTGCCGCCGGCAACGAGGTGACGCCGACGCTCACCTCGAACTCGCTGCTGGTGCTCTACACCCACGTCAAGACCGGCCGCTGGGCCAGCGTCATGCCGGCCAAGCTCGCCGAGACGCTGGGGCTCGCCGACAAGGTACGCTCGATCCCGATCATCGATCCCGTGATCAACTACCAGATCGGCCTCGTCATCCCGCAGCGCGACCCGATGACGCCGCTGATTGCAGCGCTGGTACAGGTCGCCCGCGAGGTCGCGCCCAGCCTGCAGGCGTGA